The following coding sequences are from one Arcobacter nitrofigilis DSM 7299 window:
- a CDS encoding cytochrome b/b6 domain-containing protein, with protein sequence MTPIMRIIHWTNAICMIVAVATGLYIGHPYYQTFIADPAVDKYVMAWNRWGHFIVAIIFDVTAILIGYLYLFSRFEKPYRKILPTKKNFIEFCEVFFNLITFNRRKKFDSTYSDSYNIMFFTLFHILLVFMLLTGLQMYVQGLESGQSSIGAWWPWLLHFSTDWTLWVFGGNMGVRIAHHTAMYLLLMWVFSHIYYQIWRTIFWREGDMNIVFGGTKFINDKVNAKNLEK encoded by the coding sequence ATGACTCCAATCATGCGAATAATACATTGGACAAATGCTATTTGTATGATTGTTGCAGTTGCAACCGGGCTATATATTGGTCATCCTTATTATCAAACATTTATTGCAGATCCTGCAGTTGATAAATATGTTATGGCATGGAATAGATGGGGACACTTTATTGTGGCAATTATTTTTGATGTAACAGCTATTTTAATTGGTTATTTATATCTTTTTTCTAGATTTGAAAAACCATATAGAAAAATTTTACCAACAAAGAAAAACTTCATAGAATTTTGTGAAGTATTTTTTAACCTTATAACTTTTAATAGAAGAAAAAAGTTTGATTCAACATATAGTGATAGTTATAACATTATGTTTTTTACGCTTTTTCATATATTATTAGTGTTTATGCTTTTAACTGGACTTCAAATGTATGTTCAAGGTTTAGAGTCTGGACAGAGTTCAATTGGGGCTTGGTGGCCATGGCTTTTACACTTTTCTACTGATTGGACCCTTTGGGTATTTGGTGGAAATATGGGAGTTAGAATTGCACATCATACAGCAATGTATCTTTTATTGATGTGGGTTTTTTCTCATATTTATTATCAAATTTGGAGAACAATCTTCTGGAGAGAAGGTGATATGAATATTGTATTTGGTGGAACAAAATTCATAAATGACAAAGTTAACGCTAAAAATCTAGAAAAATAG
- a CDS encoding HyaD/HybD family hydrogenase maturation endopeptidase produces MKNIVIGVGNLLFKDEGVGILAAKYLEENYKFEGDIEIIDGGTLGFKLMTYFQEYDNVIILDTVSIEDKVGDIYRLPSDVLLGLGQYRKTAHEVEIVEMLEICSVLDKHAEVTIIGIIPEDIISVQIGLTKTIEDKFMGLINQAITDIENLGIKVEKNDEQKSIAQICKGLLGSYNDEYDERIPNDEDTTR; encoded by the coding sequence ATGAAAAATATTGTAATAGGTGTTGGGAATTTACTTTTCAAAGATGAGGGAGTAGGTATCTTAGCTGCTAAATATTTAGAAGAAAATTATAAATTTGAAGGTGATATAGAGATTATTGATGGGGGAACATTAGGTTTTAAACTAATGACATATTTTCAAGAGTATGATAATGTAATTATCTTAGATACAGTATCTATTGAAGATAAAGTAGGTGATATTTATAGACTTCCATCTGATGTTTTATTGGGACTTGGCCAGTATAGAAAAACAGCTCATGAAGTTGAGATTGTAGAGATGTTAGAGATATGTTCTGTTTTAGATAAACATGCAGAAGTAACAATCATTGGAATTATTCCTGAAGATATTATAAGTGTTCAAATCGGGCTTACAAAAACTATTGAAGATAAGTTTATGGGACTAATTAATCAGGCTATTACAGATATTGAGAACTTGGGAATAAAAGTAGAAAAAAATGATGAACAAAAATCAATAGCTCAAATTTGTAAAGGCCTTTTAGGGTCATATAATGATGAGTATGATGAAAGAATACCAAATGATGAGGATACTACAAGATGA
- a CDS encoding NADH-quinone oxidoreductase subunit B family protein, translated as MMKIYKEALPKVVWLQGITCNGNTHSFLSANSSRFEQFNNNFDLIYHPSLTVDTTLDEILESEDRIDYLLVEGAITNDEFYFSISNKNLSDVLNTLVLKSDFLIAVGSCASYGGIHAKFEQNSKIGGLKDSISNENQALLSHEIINLTGCPVHPEWILQTLFTLKFNASITLDNKSRPIEMYGGLAHHGCTRNEYFEWKVEAKNFGLKEGCLFYNEGCRGPMTHSNCNKILWNDVSSKTRVGMPCIGCTEYDFPRLNMFETKKHIGIPFEPPLGIPKRAYLSISGVAKTFTIPRLNQKLNHFYESKNNENS; from the coding sequence ATGATGAAAATCTATAAAGAGGCTTTACCAAAAGTTGTTTGGCTTCAAGGTATTACTTGTAATGGTAATACCCACTCTTTTTTATCTGCAAACTCATCAAGGTTTGAGCAGTTTAATAATAACTTTGATTTGATTTATCATCCAAGTTTAACTGTTGATACTACTCTTGATGAGATTTTAGAATCAGAAGATAGAATTGATTATTTGTTAGTTGAAGGTGCAATAACAAATGATGAATTTTATTTTTCAATTTCTAACAAAAATTTATCAGATGTTTTAAATACCCTTGTTTTAAAATCAGATTTTTTAATTGCCGTTGGTTCTTGTGCTTCTTATGGTGGAATACATGCAAAGTTTGAACAAAATAGTAAAATTGGTGGATTAAAAGATTCTATTTCCAATGAAAATCAAGCTTTATTATCCCATGAAATTATTAATCTTACTGGTTGTCCTGTTCATCCAGAATGGATATTACAAACTCTTTTTACGCTGAAGTTTAATGCTTCAATTACCCTTGATAATAAATCAAGACCAATAGAAATGTATGGAGGTCTTGCTCACCATGGTTGTACTAGAAATGAGTATTTTGAGTGGAAAGTGGAAGCTAAAAATTTTGGATTAAAAGAGGGTTGTTTATTTTATAATGAAGGTTGTCGTGGTCCCATGACACACTCAAATTGTAATAAAATTTTATGGAATGATGTTAGTAGTAAAACAAGAGTTGGTATGCCCTGTATAGGTTGTACAGAATATGATTTTCCTAGACTTAATATGTTTGAAACTAAAAAACATATAGGAATACCTTTTGAGCCACCACTTGGAATTCCTAAAAGAGCATATTTATCAATTTCTGGTGTTGCTAAAACATTTACAATTCCTAGATTAAACCAAAAATTAAATCACTTTTATGAGAGTAAAAACAATGAAAACAGTTGA
- a CDS encoding hydrogenase small subunit, whose product MAYDSQEMVKKIFNQNSARVDTNKGEEFYNNLFEKTKARLSKLRKQPALKDIDIIDIVESEGVNRRDFMKWASATTATLMLPPMFTPLVAEAAELMNRVPVIWIELQDCAGNSEALLRSSAPTVDSLIFDVLSLEFHETIMAASGHQADAQLEDAVEHFKGKYLLFVEGSIPTAMNGQYGTIGASGETFQEHLMRLSKDAGAVIAVGACATFGGVPAAAPNPTGAVGVMDLVKGKPVINIPACPANPANMVGVVLHYILTGQVPELDSLLRPKFAFGYRIHDNCERRAHFDAGEYVEEWGDEGAKNNWCLYKMGCKGPMTFNNCSIIRYNEGTNWPIGVGRGCIGCSEPDFWDKYAYERPMADAHIKAPTGGVEKTVDEFGLGLLTATTIGIGVHAVASAVIGKRSINNGESEDE is encoded by the coding sequence ATGGCTTACGATTCTCAGGAGATGGTTAAAAAAATTTTTAACCAGAACTCTGCAAGGGTGGATACGAACAAAGGTGAAGAGTTTTACAATAATCTATTTGAAAAAACAAAAGCTAGATTAAGTAAACTAAGAAAACAACCAGCTCTTAAAGATATCGATATTATTGATATAGTAGAGAGTGAAGGTGTAAATAGAAGAGATTTTATGAAGTGGGCAAGTGCAACAACTGCTACACTTATGTTACCTCCTATGTTTACTCCTTTAGTAGCAGAAGCTGCTGAACTTATGAATAGAGTTCCTGTAATTTGGATTGAGTTACAAGATTGTGCTGGAAACTCTGAAGCATTATTAAGATCTTCTGCTCCTACAGTTGATTCTTTAATATTTGATGTATTATCTTTAGAATTTCATGAAACAATTATGGCAGCTTCTGGTCATCAAGCTGATGCTCAACTTGAAGATGCAGTTGAACACTTCAAAGGTAAATATTTATTATTTGTAGAAGGCTCAATTCCTACAGCTATGAATGGTCAATATGGAACAATTGGTGCTTCTGGAGAGACTTTTCAAGAACATTTAATGAGACTATCAAAAGATGCAGGAGCAGTTATTGCTGTTGGAGCCTGTGCTACATTTGGTGGAGTTCCAGCAGCTGCGCCAAATCCAACAGGTGCTGTTGGGGTTATGGATTTAGTTAAAGGTAAACCTGTAATTAATATTCCTGCCTGTCCTGCAAATCCAGCAAATATGGTTGGAGTTGTATTGCATTATATATTAACAGGGCAAGTTCCAGAATTAGACTCGTTACTTAGACCAAAATTTGCATTTGGATATAGAATTCATGATAACTGTGAAAGAAGAGCACACTTTGATGCAGGTGAATATGTGGAAGAGTGGGGAGATGAAGGTGCTAAAAATAACTGGTGTTTATATAAAATGGGATGTAAAGGTCCAATGACTTTTAATAACTGTTCTATTATTAGATATAACGAAGGTACAAACTGGCCTATTGGTGTAGGACGAGGATGTATTGGATGTTCTGAACCAGATTTCTGGGATAAATATGCCTATGAAAGACCTATGGCTGACGCACATATAAAAGCTCCAACTGGTGGAGTTGAGAAAACTGTTGATGAGTTTGGGTTAGGTTTATTAACTGCAACTACAATAGGTATTGGTGTACATGCAGTTGCATCAGCTGTAATTGGGAAAAGATCAATAAATAATGGTGAAAGTGAGGATGAATAA
- a CDS encoding nickel-dependent hydrogenase large subunit, producing the protein MKTVDIVERIEGEAKLNLIWKDKKVSDASIDFLNFRGFEYILENKPILDALVYTPRICGICGQAHLLATVNAIENLYKNSGNELQITNKAKILRELGLIIEIIDSHIKWFYMFIMPDVIEISKKQYEGYTPLKGEKWLGAQKGASEIIKALAIYAGQWPHTSYMLPGGVVSDPTLLDIVTCENYIDQTIKYFEKDIAGISIEKYLSLNSFEELTSLSSSLRDFVDISFETKLEQVGKAHNRHLVLSDMIGVKSGFFNKKISINLDLSKIKESEEYTFKLEKRNDKKAHTWSKSVQYNKQFYEVGPLSRAVINEREFITALHNKYADSTFTRVMSRVDEIAHLLIYSKKLIKQIDISEDSYIKPKVDLKSLENISATSTVEACRGSLVHTVSVNKGLITKYDVITPTVWNLGPRNNDELGVSQKAIIGSKSLNEAKIILRSFDICSVCTTH; encoded by the coding sequence ATGAAAACAGTTGATATTGTCGAACGAATTGAGGGTGAAGCAAAACTTAATCTAATTTGGAAAGATAAGAAAGTAAGTGATGCTTCTATAGACTTTCTAAATTTTAGAGGTTTTGAATATATTTTAGAAAATAAACCTATTTTAGATGCTTTAGTTTATACCCCAAGAATTTGTGGAATTTGTGGACAAGCTCACCTTTTAGCAACTGTTAATGCAATAGAGAATTTATATAAAAACTCTGGCAATGAATTACAAATAACAAATAAGGCTAAAATACTTAGAGAATTAGGATTGATTATTGAAATAATTGATTCTCATATCAAGTGGTTTTATATGTTTATTATGCCAGATGTTATTGAAATATCTAAAAAACAGTATGAGGGATATACTCCTTTAAAAGGGGAGAAATGGTTAGGAGCACAAAAAGGTGCAAGTGAGATAATTAAAGCCTTAGCTATATATGCCGGGCAATGGCCACATACTTCTTATATGCTTCCAGGGGGAGTAGTAAGTGACCCTACATTATTAGATATTGTAACTTGCGAAAACTATATTGATCAAACTATAAAGTACTTTGAAAAAGATATAGCAGGTATAAGTATTGAGAAATATTTATCTTTAAATAGCTTTGAAGAATTAACTTCTTTGTCTTCTTCTTTGAGAGATTTTGTTGATATTTCTTTTGAAACAAAATTAGAGCAAGTAGGAAAAGCACACAATAGGCATTTAGTTTTGTCAGATATGATAGGTGTAAAATCAGGATTTTTCAATAAAAAAATATCTATAAATTTAGATTTATCTAAAATAAAAGAGAGTGAAGAATACACTTTTAAATTAGAGAAAAGAAATGACAAAAAAGCTCATACTTGGTCTAAAAGTGTACAATATAATAAACAGTTTTATGAAGTAGGACCTCTATCAAGAGCTGTTATAAATGAAAGAGAGTTTATAACAGCACTACATAATAAGTATGCTGATTCAACATTTACAAGAGTAATGTCTAGGGTTGATGAGATAGCACATCTTTTAATTTATAGTAAAAAACTTATAAAACAAATAGATATAAGTGAAGACTCATATATTAAGCCTAAAGTTGATTTAAAAAGCTTAGAAAACATATCTGCAACTTCTACAGTTGAAGCATGTAGAGGTTCTTTAGTTCATACTGTTAGTGTAAACAAAGGGCTTATTACAAAATATGATGTAATTACACCTACAGTTTGGAATTTAGGTCCAAGAAATAATGACGAACTAGGTGTTTCACAAAAAGCAATAATAGGTTCAAAATCGCTAAATGAGGCAAAAATCATATTAAGATCATTCGATATATGCTCTGTTTGTACCACACATTAA
- a CDS encoding nickel-dependent hydrogenase large subunit — protein MGKHIVIDPITRIEGHLRIEAVIDDNNVVTDAYSSSTMFRGIEEILKGRDPRDCGLLAMRICGVCTGTHYQRSIEAVEHAFKVTIPKNARLVRNMMQGSLYVHDHIVHFYHLHALDWVDITKALEADPKKAVEEAQKWAKLSGQRPWNASEDVYAEVQERVTKYVKQGRLGIFGNAYWGSKAYKLTPEQNLIGLSHYLDALELQREIAKAQAIFGGKNPHPQSIVVGGVTCVQDIKNPARIAEFKTIMQKAQKFAKQAYLPDVYMAGTMYADEALDGTGGGLGNYMSYGDFNLDDTSFYEAKKLFPSGIVMNKDLSKVYDLDQTKISEDVTHSWYEGKTNLHPYVGETKPNYTGFKDKKDGIAYLDIKNKYSWIKSPLYNDNRMEVGPLARMIVGVARGDERISKYVTTFLKNGNLPTKVLFSTVGRTAARAIETEMMSDVILDWADELAKNAASGDLSTWTDFDFDKVSKDAQGFGMAEAPRGALGHWIKIKDGKVLNYQAVVPSTWNAAPKDYKNRMGAYESSLVGTKVVDPDMPLEILRTIHSFDPCIACAVHIVDTKGKELGVYKIDPTGVCRA, from the coding sequence ATGGGTAAACATATAGTAATAGATCCTATTACAAGGATTGAAGGACATTTAAGAATTGAAGCAGTAATTGATGACAATAATGTTGTTACTGATGCTTATAGTTCTTCAACAATGTTTAGAGGGATTGAAGAGATTTTAAAGGGTAGAGATCCTAGAGATTGTGGTTTACTTGCTATGAGAATTTGTGGAGTTTGTACAGGTACTCACTATCAAAGAAGTATAGAAGCTGTTGAACATGCATTTAAAGTTACAATTCCTAAAAATGCAAGACTAGTGAGAAATATGATGCAAGGGTCATTATATGTTCACGATCACATTGTTCATTTTTATCATTTACATGCGCTTGATTGGGTTGATATTACAAAAGCACTTGAAGCTGATCCTAAAAAAGCAGTTGAAGAAGCTCAAAAATGGGCTAAACTTTCAGGTCAAAGACCATGGAATGCTAGTGAAGATGTTTATGCAGAAGTTCAAGAAAGAGTAACAAAATATGTTAAACAAGGTAGACTTGGTATATTTGGAAATGCTTATTGGGGAAGTAAAGCTTATAAACTAACTCCTGAGCAAAATTTAATTGGTCTTTCTCATTATTTAGATGCCTTAGAATTACAAAGAGAAATTGCTAAAGCACAAGCTATTTTTGGAGGTAAAAATCCACATCCACAATCAATTGTTGTAGGTGGAGTTACTTGTGTACAAGATATAAAAAATCCTGCAAGAATTGCTGAATTTAAAACTATTATGCAAAAAGCACAAAAATTTGCAAAACAAGCATATTTACCTGATGTTTACATGGCTGGAACTATGTATGCTGATGAAGCACTTGATGGAACTGGTGGTGGTTTAGGTAACTATATGTCTTATGGTGATTTTAATTTAGATGATACATCTTTTTATGAAGCTAAAAAACTTTTCCCTTCTGGAATAGTTATGAATAAAGATTTATCAAAAGTTTATGATTTAGATCAAACGAAAATATCAGAAGATGTAACTCACTCTTGGTATGAAGGTAAAACAAATTTACACCCTTATGTTGGTGAAACTAAACCAAACTATACAGGGTTTAAAGATAAAAAAGATGGTATTGCTTATTTAGATATTAAAAATAAATACTCTTGGATTAAATCACCTTTATATAATGATAATAGAATGGAAGTTGGACCACTAGCTAGAATGATAGTAGGTGTAGCACGTGGTGATGAAAGAATTAGCAAATATGTTACTACATTTTTGAAAAATGGTAACTTACCAACTAAAGTTTTATTTTCAACTGTAGGAAGAACTGCTGCTCGAGCTATTGAGACAGAAATGATGAGTGATGTTATTCTTGATTGGGCAGATGAATTAGCTAAAAATGCAGCAAGTGGTGATTTATCTACTTGGACTGATTTTGATTTTGATAAAGTATCTAAAGATGCTCAAGGTTTTGGTATGGCTGAAGCTCCAAGAGGTGCTTTAGGACATTGGATTAAAATCAAAGATGGTAAAGTTTTAAATTATCAAGCGGTAGTTCCTTCAACTTGGAATGCAGCGCCTAAAGATTATAAAAATAGAATGGGTGCTTATGAATCATCTTTAGTAGGAACAAAAGTAGTAGATCCTGATATGCCCTTAGAGATATTAAGAACAATACATAGTTTTGACCCTTGTATTGCATGTGCAGTGCACATTGTAGATACTAAAGGTAAAGAACTAGGTGTATACAAAATTGATCCAACAGGTGTTTGCCGTGCGTAA